Proteins from one Corallococcus exiguus genomic window:
- a CDS encoding methyl-accepting chemotaxis protein: MPSFILPSLTLRGRLLLYMTLVSCVPLLALTGMQDKLMRQQTEAQIHTSLRMEAEGFKDLLESTLAEREASAHSWAEDPVLRQALRTKDPTASDAMLSLLQRRYLTLNGIVLFSDDGAAISASTSELRKSYAGSAEAVRQTPWFQKAQAGTTTAEGVEAEDPIYRVHVLPLAVPVMDERGQRLGVLLAAFDWGQVGELVKPALNRAQHRGHATFSLEVQGADGRTLFDTRKGEHDDSGRVAVVAVNGSEVRDVGDGWRFISQVDPAEAYAPLNGMRRLVLGLAALFVASVGLGSWVLARGITRPLRALGEVVRRVVKEGDLTQEMEVTAGRDEVGELTQAFAQMMKNLRETATSLQEGTHVLSETVAELNLASEVQERNVARQAAALQETQVTAQEIKQTSLLAAEKAETVLGVASRAEEVGRAGEVAIRDSLGGFQGLHEQSGEMAMRIVQLNERTQQIGGITQTVKDLADQSNMLALNAAIEAVRSGEHGKGFSVVAREIRNLADQSIQATEKVRDILGDLGHAIISTAKMTEQSHSSVAEGLEQVRTSGEHLKELATIVQDNAAAARQIAGAVNQQNAGIAQIFSAVTDLSSMMTETQTSLKSTTGAAKRLQEVASQMEGVARAYRI, translated from the coding sequence ATGCCTTCTTTCATCCTGCCGTCCCTGACGCTGCGTGGGCGGCTGCTGCTGTACATGACCCTGGTGTCGTGCGTGCCGCTCCTGGCACTGACCGGCATGCAGGACAAGCTGATGCGCCAGCAGACGGAGGCGCAGATCCACACCTCCCTGCGCATGGAGGCGGAAGGGTTCAAGGACCTGCTGGAGTCCACCCTGGCGGAGCGCGAGGCGAGCGCTCACAGCTGGGCGGAGGACCCCGTCCTGCGGCAGGCGCTGCGCACGAAGGACCCCACCGCGAGCGACGCGATGCTGTCGCTCTTGCAGCGGCGCTACCTCACCCTCAACGGCATCGTGCTCTTCAGCGACGACGGCGCGGCGATCTCCGCCAGCACGTCCGAGCTGCGCAAGTCCTACGCCGGGAGCGCGGAAGCGGTGCGTCAGACGCCGTGGTTCCAGAAGGCGCAGGCCGGCACCACCACCGCCGAGGGCGTGGAAGCAGAAGACCCCATCTACAGAGTGCACGTGCTGCCGCTGGCGGTGCCGGTGATGGACGAGCGCGGCCAGCGGCTGGGCGTGCTGCTCGCCGCGTTCGACTGGGGACAGGTAGGAGAACTGGTGAAGCCCGCGCTCAACCGCGCCCAGCACCGCGGCCACGCCACCTTTTCGCTGGAGGTCCAGGGCGCGGACGGCCGGACGCTGTTCGACACGCGCAAGGGCGAGCACGACGACTCGGGCCGCGTGGCGGTGGTCGCGGTGAACGGCTCGGAGGTGCGCGACGTGGGGGACGGGTGGAGGTTCATCTCCCAGGTGGACCCCGCGGAGGCCTACGCGCCCCTCAACGGGATGCGCAGGCTGGTGCTGGGGCTGGCGGCCCTCTTCGTGGCGTCGGTGGGCCTGGGCTCGTGGGTGCTGGCGCGCGGCATCACCCGGCCGCTGCGCGCGCTCGGTGAGGTGGTCCGCCGCGTGGTGAAGGAGGGCGACCTCACGCAGGAGATGGAGGTGACGGCGGGGCGGGACGAGGTGGGCGAGCTGACGCAGGCCTTCGCGCAGATGATGAAGAACCTGCGCGAGACGGCGACCAGCCTCCAGGAGGGCACGCACGTCCTCAGCGAGACCGTGGCGGAGCTGAACCTCGCCTCCGAGGTCCAGGAGCGCAACGTGGCCCGTCAGGCCGCCGCGCTCCAGGAGACGCAGGTGACGGCGCAGGAGATCAAGCAGACGTCGCTCCTGGCCGCGGAGAAGGCGGAGACGGTGCTGGGCGTGGCGTCGCGCGCGGAGGAGGTGGGCCGCGCGGGCGAGGTCGCCATCCGCGACAGCCTGGGTGGCTTCCAGGGGCTGCACGAGCAGTCCGGTGAGATGGCCATGCGCATCGTGCAGCTCAACGAGCGCACGCAGCAGATTGGCGGCATCACCCAGACGGTGAAGGACCTGGCGGACCAGTCCAACATGCTCGCGCTCAACGCGGCCATCGAGGCGGTGCGCTCCGGCGAGCACGGCAAGGGCTTCAGCGTGGTGGCGCGCGAAATCCGCAACCTGGCGGACCAGTCCATCCAGGCCACGGAGAAGGTGCGCGACATCCTGGGGGACCTGGGCCACGCCATCATCTCCACGGCGAAGATGACGGAGCAGAGCCACTCCAGCGTCGCGGAAGGGCTGGAGCAGGTGCGCACCAGCGGCGAGCACCTGAAGGAGCTGGCCACCATCGTCCAGGACAACGCCGCGGCGGCGCGGCAGATCGCCGGAGCGGTGAACCAGCAGAACGCGGGCATCGCGCAGATCTTCAGCGCTGTGACGGATTTGTCCTCCATGATGACGGAGACGCAGACCAGCCTGAAGTCCACCACCGGCGCGGCGAAGCGGCTGCAGGAAGTCGCCAGCCAGATGGAAGGCGTCGCGCGCGCCTACCGCATCTGA
- a CDS encoding host attachment protein has product MADKRLWILVANASRARLFATDAKAEKWDLIEQFQHDESRTKPVELFNQADNPNAGTLHGPVPENDPNGRRELEHERFARELSGRLDKGVDSHAFDQLVIAAPPAFLGMLRGLLSTRVRQRVRLDLDADYSSLPARDLPDRVPVL; this is encoded by the coding sequence ATGGCGGACAAGAGGCTCTGGATCCTGGTGGCCAACGCGAGTCGCGCCCGGCTCTTCGCCACGGATGCGAAGGCGGAGAAGTGGGACCTCATCGAGCAGTTCCAGCATGACGAGAGCCGCACCAAGCCCGTCGAGCTGTTCAACCAGGCGGACAACCCCAACGCGGGCACGCTGCACGGCCCGGTGCCGGAGAACGACCCGAACGGCCGCAGGGAGCTGGAGCACGAGCGCTTCGCCCGGGAGCTGTCCGGGCGCCTGGACAAGGGGGTGGACTCGCACGCGTTCGACCAGCTGGTCATCGCGGCGCCTCCGGCCTTCCTGGGCATGCTCCGGGGGCTGCTCAGCACGCGCGTGAGGCAGCGGGTGCGGCTGGACCTGGACGCGGACTACTCCAGCCTGCCCGCGAGGGACCTGCCTGACCGGGTGCCGGTGCTGTAG
- a CDS encoding serine/threonine-protein kinase: MGTDDLFAHTVLSESGDAVTDGGGAPVVMSPVGQEAQEGAVLGNYQLEKLLGEGSMGRVFQARHVRLGRQVALKVLKPEHARDSSFVQRFFQEARTVNQINHEHIVEVFDFVDESPDGHVYCVMELLRGQSLAALLKEEGLTLERVQRMGVQVCAALGAAHQVGVVHRDIKPDNLFITQRSGQRDFVKVLDFGVAKLITTQTGVSLTGTLDGTIIGTPAYMAPEQAAGLPVDGRADIYAVGNILYEMLSGHPPFQASAFGQLVVQIITQPPPPLPSHLPSGERVPPELAQLVMRCLAKEPEGRPQQLAEVTTALLLMPTAPAPEPRTEALVVEEAERPTLRMRVPGLLRSRRLQVSVGLAALALVSGITTWKGLHSMRASHAGQDPVAVASVTELAAEGTPVAGAADPVTLTVHSSPPGAKVVRVDTGEELGVTPLTKALSRKAVPPQLRVELAGYVPLERAVELKQGAAAAELSVPLVKASAGPRRAPARAPGRKGGSRDAVIDPFASQ; encoded by the coding sequence ATGGGCACCGACGACCTCTTCGCACACACAGTCCTGTCCGAATCGGGTGACGCCGTGACCGACGGTGGCGGAGCGCCTGTCGTGATGTCGCCGGTCGGACAGGAAGCGCAGGAAGGCGCGGTGCTGGGCAACTACCAGCTGGAGAAGCTGCTGGGCGAAGGGTCCATGGGCCGCGTGTTTCAGGCGCGGCACGTGCGGCTGGGGCGCCAGGTGGCGCTCAAGGTGCTCAAGCCGGAGCACGCGCGGGACAGCTCGTTCGTGCAGCGCTTCTTCCAGGAGGCGCGCACCGTCAATCAGATCAACCACGAGCACATCGTGGAGGTCTTCGACTTCGTGGACGAGTCGCCCGACGGGCATGTCTACTGCGTGATGGAGCTCTTGCGCGGGCAGAGCCTGGCGGCGCTCTTGAAGGAAGAGGGGCTGACGCTGGAGCGCGTGCAGCGCATGGGCGTGCAGGTGTGCGCGGCGCTGGGCGCGGCCCATCAGGTGGGCGTGGTGCACCGGGACATCAAGCCGGACAACCTCTTCATCACGCAGCGCTCCGGGCAGCGGGACTTCGTGAAGGTGTTGGACTTCGGCGTGGCGAAGCTCATCACCACGCAGACGGGCGTGAGCCTCACCGGCACGCTGGACGGGACCATCATCGGCACGCCCGCGTACATGGCGCCGGAGCAGGCCGCGGGGCTGCCGGTGGACGGGCGCGCGGACATCTACGCGGTGGGCAACATCCTCTACGAGATGCTCTCCGGCCACCCGCCCTTCCAGGCGTCGGCCTTCGGGCAGCTGGTGGTGCAGATCATCACCCAGCCGCCGCCGCCGCTGCCGTCGCACCTGCCTTCGGGCGAGCGCGTGCCGCCGGAGCTGGCGCAGTTGGTGATGCGCTGCCTGGCGAAGGAGCCGGAGGGCCGGCCCCAGCAGCTGGCGGAGGTCACCACGGCGCTGCTCCTGATGCCCACCGCGCCGGCTCCGGAGCCGCGCACGGAGGCGCTGGTGGTGGAGGAGGCGGAGCGGCCCACCCTGCGCATGCGGGTGCCGGGCCTCCTGCGCTCCCGGCGGCTCCAGGTGTCCGTGGGGTTGGCGGCGCTCGCGCTGGTGTCCGGCATCACCACGTGGAAGGGGCTGCACTCGATGCGCGCCTCCCATGCCGGGCAGGATCCGGTGGCGGTGGCGTCCGTCACGGAGTTGGCCGCGGAGGGGACGCCGGTGGCGGGCGCGGCGGATCCAGTGACGCTCACGGTGCACTCGTCGCCGCCGGGCGCGAAGGTGGTGCGCGTGGACACCGGCGAGGAGCTGGGCGTCACGCCGCTGACGAAGGCGCTGAGCCGGAAGGCCGTGCCGCCGCAGCTGCGCGTGGAGCTCGCGGGCTACGTTCCGCTGGAGCGGGCGGTGGAGCTGAAGCAGGGTGCCGCCGCCGCGGAGCTGTCCGTACCGCTCGTGAAGGCGAGCGCGGGGCCGCGCCGTGCCCCCGCGCGTGCGCCGGGCCGCAAGGGAGGAAGCCGGGATGCGGTCATTGATCCGTTCGCGTCGCAGTGA
- a CDS encoding tetratricopeptide repeat protein — protein sequence MRSLIRSRRSEPKALCLALALALGTPFPVVAAEATATTADDPAREKFSEGNLAYDLGEFDRALKAFSEAYRLKPLPAFLFNIAQCHRQLNNPSRASFFYRRYLSLSQEEPANADVVRELVAEMDAKARVQEEQRRERERFARDRELQKAREQAALAEARANEARLAANPSAAPEKNGASEALAMQVPDASVKTEAGASKPWTRRWYVWAGAGAVALLAGGAVWLATAPNPRDTTLGTVGR from the coding sequence ATGCGGTCATTGATCCGTTCGCGTCGCAGTGAGCCCAAGGCCCTGTGCCTGGCGCTCGCGCTCGCGCTCGGGACGCCGTTCCCAGTGGTGGCGGCGGAGGCGACGGCGACCACCGCGGACGACCCGGCGCGGGAGAAGTTCTCCGAGGGCAACCTGGCGTACGACCTGGGCGAGTTCGACCGGGCGCTCAAGGCCTTCAGCGAGGCGTACCGCCTCAAGCCGCTGCCCGCGTTCCTCTTCAACATCGCGCAGTGCCACCGGCAGCTGAACAACCCGTCGCGCGCGTCCTTCTTCTACCGGCGCTACCTGTCGCTGTCGCAGGAGGAGCCGGCCAACGCGGACGTGGTGCGCGAGCTCGTCGCGGAGATGGACGCGAAGGCGCGCGTCCAGGAGGAGCAGCGCCGGGAGCGCGAGCGCTTCGCCAGGGACCGCGAGCTCCAGAAGGCGCGGGAGCAGGCGGCGCTGGCGGAGGCGCGCGCCAACGAGGCGAGGCTCGCCGCGAATCCGTCCGCCGCGCCGGAGAAGAACGGGGCCTCGGAAGCCCTGGCCATGCAGGTGCCGGACGCGTCCGTGAAGACGGAGGCGGGCGCCTCCAAGCCGTGGACGCGCCGCTGGTACGTCTGGGCGGGCGCGGGCGCGGTGGCGCTGCTCGCGGGCGGCGCGGTGTGGCTCGCCACGGCGCCGAATCCCCGGGACACGACGCTCGGCACCGTGGGGCGTTAG
- a CDS encoding FHA domain-containing protein has protein sequence MRALLLSLLIRQHMALKEKFNAKYPHAWLVWEAGAWNVPEEQNVAATRLPMMDLRDCLPAGDALCFELMGVADRGPLKLGRASHNTFVVNDATVSREQFALHPAPDGGWKVERLAQSRPVTVNGEALEAEQPRLLSTGDELKVGDVRLTFHDAPSFHARIGRIAAQVLAQAATPPSPQR, from the coding sequence ATGCGAGCCCTGTTGCTCTCGCTGCTCATCCGGCAGCACATGGCACTCAAAGAGAAGTTCAACGCCAAGTACCCGCACGCGTGGCTGGTGTGGGAGGCGGGCGCGTGGAACGTCCCCGAGGAGCAGAACGTGGCGGCCACGCGGCTGCCCATGATGGACCTGCGCGACTGCCTGCCCGCGGGCGACGCGCTGTGCTTCGAGCTGATGGGGGTGGCGGACCGCGGCCCCCTGAAGCTGGGGCGCGCGTCGCACAACACCTTCGTGGTGAATGACGCCACGGTGTCGCGCGAGCAGTTCGCCCTGCACCCCGCGCCGGACGGCGGCTGGAAGGTGGAGCGGCTGGCGCAGTCCCGGCCGGTGACGGTGAACGGCGAGGCGCTGGAGGCGGAACAACCGCGCCTCCTGAGCACGGGCGACGAGCTGAAGGTGGGCGACGTGCGCCTCACCTTCCACGACGCCCCGTCGTTCCACGCGCGCATCGGCCGCATCGCCGCGCAGGTGCTGGCGCAGGCCGCCACACCACCGTCGCCCCAGCGCTGA
- a CDS encoding ATP-grasp domain-containing protein: MDIAVITYAGLPRMNPLDAPLVPALRALGLDARPVIWDDPSVDWSRVRAAVVRNAWDSHLRREEFLAWADRVGSVTRLFNPADVLRWNTHKGYLKTLEARGLPLTPTVWVPPGGTLDVAATARERGWDAVVLKPAVAAGGLKVFIVRREQWDDASAKVAELAKEGDVMVQPYLRAFETEGERSYIFFNGVFSHAVRRPPTLTTAPRGFAEPHGFTPDNAAEQQLAHEVMEASGGARLLYARVDVATDNEGRTRLQEVEVTEPCLFLPMDAGAAERMAKAVVARL; encoded by the coding sequence TTGGACATCGCCGTCATCACCTACGCCGGACTGCCTCGGATGAACCCGCTGGACGCGCCGCTGGTGCCCGCGCTGCGGGCGCTGGGCCTGGACGCGCGGCCGGTCATCTGGGACGACCCCTCCGTGGACTGGAGCCGCGTCCGCGCGGCGGTGGTGCGCAACGCCTGGGACAGCCACCTGCGCCGCGAGGAGTTCCTCGCCTGGGCGGACCGCGTGGGCAGCGTCACGCGCCTGTTCAACCCCGCGGACGTGCTCCGGTGGAACACGCACAAGGGCTATCTGAAGACGCTGGAGGCGCGCGGCCTGCCGCTGACGCCCACCGTCTGGGTGCCGCCCGGCGGGACGCTGGATGTGGCGGCGACGGCGCGCGAGCGCGGCTGGGACGCGGTGGTGCTCAAGCCCGCGGTGGCGGCGGGCGGGCTCAAGGTCTTCATCGTCCGGCGCGAGCAGTGGGACGACGCGAGCGCGAAGGTGGCGGAGCTGGCGAAGGAGGGCGACGTGATGGTGCAGCCCTACCTGCGCGCCTTCGAGACGGAGGGCGAGCGCTCGTACATCTTCTTCAACGGCGTCTTCAGCCACGCGGTGCGCCGCCCGCCCACGCTGACCACCGCGCCCCGGGGCTTCGCGGAACCGCACGGCTTCACGCCGGACAACGCGGCGGAGCAGCAGCTGGCGCACGAGGTGATGGAGGCGTCCGGGGGCGCTCGGCTGCTGTACGCGCGCGTGGACGTGGCCACGGACAACGAAGGGCGCACCCGGCTGCAGGAGGTGGAGGTGACGGAGCCGTGCCTCTTCCTGCCCATGGACGCGGGCGCGGCGGAGCGGATGGCCAAGGCCGTCGTTGCCCGGTTGTAG
- a CDS encoding serine/threonine-protein kinase, whose protein sequence is MITRNPSSTVSRFLDSHLRRDAQARELSVARFMSILSAICVVVAAALGPAMGWDLTLALMGLSAVLSGYYGCMWWVLRSGAFHPAIPWLNVFIEVSIPAVVLAFDLHFKGPVYALTAPTLVIWGTLVTLAGLRSNPRLGLAAGALVAAEYLGLYFGFVRPLLPEEPLVTLGPLFICVRAFFFVATGALTATLARHFLERTRSALAALREQEVMGKYVLHERVGAGGMAEVYRATYSPEGGFEKQVALKRILPSYADDAAFVTMFRREAELCSSLYHPNIVQVFDLGRHGGTYFLAMEYVDGLPLSALLKPQNRRPLPVSAATFLAAELAGALDYLHRRTSADGVPLRLVHRDLNPPNILVSRIGEVKLSDFGIARDAMRANLTVAGSVRGKLGYMAPEQAMGKDIDGRADLFALGLTLHEALTGRRALSGHSEEVLLRAAVDQEVVPPSQLNPAVPLALDLIVMQLLQKDPEKRTPNGAALRQQLLALDGPAAPFPHGQGELGRVAREAKALTEQLTQETVETAAVGPSLARLA, encoded by the coding sequence ATGATTACCCGGAATCCATCCAGCACCGTGTCGCGCTTCCTGGACTCGCATCTGCGGCGGGACGCGCAGGCCCGGGAGCTGTCCGTGGCGCGCTTCATGAGCATCCTGTCCGCCATCTGCGTGGTGGTGGCCGCGGCGCTGGGGCCCGCGATGGGCTGGGACCTGACGCTCGCGCTGATGGGGCTGTCCGCGGTGCTGTCGGGCTATTACGGCTGCATGTGGTGGGTGTTGCGCTCCGGCGCGTTCCACCCGGCCATCCCGTGGCTGAACGTCTTCATTGAAGTGAGCATCCCGGCGGTGGTGCTGGCGTTCGACCTGCACTTCAAGGGCCCCGTCTATGCGCTCACCGCGCCCACGCTGGTCATCTGGGGCACGCTGGTGACGCTGGCGGGCCTGCGCAGCAACCCGCGCCTGGGGCTGGCCGCGGGCGCGCTGGTGGCGGCGGAGTACCTGGGGCTCTACTTCGGCTTCGTGCGGCCGCTATTGCCGGAGGAGCCGCTCGTCACACTGGGACCGCTGTTCATCTGCGTGCGCGCGTTCTTCTTCGTGGCCACCGGCGCGCTGACGGCGACGCTGGCGCGGCACTTCCTGGAGCGCACGCGGAGCGCGCTCGCTGCGCTGCGCGAACAGGAGGTCATGGGCAAGTACGTGCTGCATGAGCGCGTGGGCGCGGGCGGCATGGCGGAGGTGTACCGGGCCACGTACTCGCCGGAGGGCGGCTTCGAGAAGCAGGTGGCCCTCAAGCGCATCCTGCCGTCGTACGCGGACGACGCGGCGTTCGTGACCATGTTCCGGCGCGAGGCGGAGCTGTGCTCGTCGCTCTACCACCCCAACATCGTCCAGGTGTTCGACCTGGGCCGCCACGGCGGCACCTACTTCCTGGCCATGGAGTACGTGGACGGGCTGCCCCTGAGCGCGCTGCTCAAGCCGCAGAACCGCCGGCCGCTGCCCGTGTCCGCCGCGACGTTCCTGGCCGCGGAGCTGGCGGGCGCTCTGGACTACCTGCACCGGCGCACCAGCGCGGACGGCGTGCCCCTGCGGCTGGTCCACCGCGACCTGAACCCGCCCAACATCCTGGTGTCTCGCATTGGCGAGGTGAAGCTGTCGGACTTCGGCATCGCGCGGGACGCGATGCGCGCGAACCTCACGGTGGCCGGCAGCGTGCGCGGCAAGCTGGGCTACATGGCGCCGGAGCAGGCCATGGGCAAGGACATCGACGGGAGAGCGGACCTCTTCGCCCTGGGGCTCACGCTGCATGAAGCCCTCACCGGCCGGCGCGCGCTGAGCGGCCACTCGGAGGAGGTGCTGCTGCGCGCGGCGGTGGACCAGGAGGTCGTCCCGCCCTCGCAGCTCAACCCCGCGGTGCCGCTGGCGTTGGACCTCATCGTCATGCAGCTGCTCCAGAAGGACCCGGAGAAGCGCACGCCCAACGGCGCGGCGCTGCGGCAGCAGCTGCTGGCGCTGGACGGCCCCGCGGCCCCCTTCCCTCACGGCCAGGGAGAGCTGGGGCGGGTGGCGCGCGAGGCGAAGGCGCTGACGGAGCAGCTGACGCAGGAGACCGTGGAGACGGCGGCCGTGGGGCCGTCCCTCGCGCGCCTGGCGTGA